The region TTAAACATTATAAAAACCTAAAAATCCAATGATTTATACCAAAAGAACAATCCATAAAATTTCAAACGAACATGCACGACAAAACAAATAATTACGCATTTATTGACAGTCAGAACCTAAACCTTGGCGTGAAAAGTCAGGGGTGGAATTTAGATTTCAAAAGGTTTAGGATTTTTTTGAAAGACAAATACAATACCGAAAAAGCTTTTTTATTCATTGGGTATGTTTATGGCAACCAAGCGCTTTATACAGATCTGCAAAAGGCCGGATATATTTGTATTTTTAAACCGACGATGGAAATAAGGGAAAATGGAAATATAAAAATTAAAGGCAATTGCGATGCAGAATTGGTTTTACATACGATGATTGAATATAAAAATTATGATAAAGCAATTATTGTTTCCGGA is a window of bacterium DNA encoding:
- a CDS encoding NYN domain-containing protein codes for the protein MHDKTNNYAFIDSQNLNLGVKSQGWNLDFKRFRIFLKDKYNTEKAFLFIGYVYGNQALYTDLQKAGYICIFKPTMEIRENGNIKIKGNCDAELVLHTMIEYKNYDKAIIVSGDGDFYCLAEYLIGESKLLKIIVPNRTYSSLLRKFSYFIVNIQLFKNKLEKRNN